Proteins from one Aspergillus nidulans FGSC A4 chromosome VIII genomic window:
- a CDS encoding uncharacterized protein (transcript_id=CADANIAT00002487) — MRFSSLFGGLLLAGAAIAQNTSCSPKSSDAEVIEYAYALQGLLERYYTSQPINQTFLRDATNGSRVEYYQNLLGIQRQNRLGVRALQQVGSQIPGFSNPRCDYSIPNATSGEDYVKNAAVLEGSVASAFIGATGYTQSPEVSFILARLAAVHTADASWLAAEQRSVVFPSNVSSLVPAYNPEYVLGSGKEPGRLGQYLQDCVTAPSDPCGQTFFIGPLVGSVGNRSSAAAVPSGSSASITPSISPTAAARRRFGF; from the coding sequence ATGcgtttctcttctctattcGGCGGTCTCCTGCTTGCCGGGGCTGCGATCGCCCAAAACACAAGCTGTTCTCCCAAGTCCTCTGACGCCGAAGTCATTGAATACGCGTACGCATTGCAAGGACTGCTCGAGAGATACTATACATCCCAGCCGATCAACCAGACCTTCCTGAGGGATGCCACCAATGGCTCGAGAGTGGAGTACTACCAGAACCTCCTCGGCATCCAGAGACAGAACCGTTTGGGCGTCCGCGCTTTACAGCAAGTCGGCTCTCAAATCCCCGGCTTCTCGAACCCAAGATGTGACTACTCGATCCCGAATGCAACTAGCGGAGAAGATTACGTGAAGAATGCTGCTGTACTCGAGGGCAGCGTTGCCAGTGCCTTCATTGGTGCCACTGGGTACACCCAGTCCCCGGAAGTCTCGTTTATTCTTGCGAGACTGGCAGCCGTGCATACTGCAGACGCCAGCTGGCTTGCGGCAGAGCAGAGGAGCGTTGTATTCCCGTCCAACGTTTCCTCCTTGGTGCCCGCTTACAACCCGGAATACGTTCTTGGTTCTGGCAAGGAGCCTGGACGACTTGGCCAATACCTTCAGGACTGTGTCACGGCGCCTTCGGATCCGTGTGGCCAGACTTTCTTCATCGGACCGCTTGTTGGTAGTGTTGGTAACCgctcttctgcagctgcggTCCCTTCAGGCTCCAGCGCCTCTATCACTCCATCTATTTCTCCCactgcggcggcgagaaggcgCTTTGGATTCTGA
- a CDS encoding S8 family peptidase (transcript_id=CADANIAT00002486), with translation MKGIFGLSLLPLLVAASPVVVDSIHNGAAPILSSTNAKEVPDSYIVVFKKHVDPVAASVHHSWVQDIHGQKSGGRADLKKRFLGLEFGFGEEIYDGLKATFNIAGSLMGYSGHFHEDTIEEIRKHPDIEYIERNSEVHTLEDTDVEKNAPWGLARISHRDRLTFGTFNKYLYASEGGEGVDVYTIDTGINIEHEDFEGRAFWGKTIPNNDADEDGNGHGTHCSGTIAGKKYGVSKKANIYAVKVLRSSGSGTMADVVQGVEWAVESHLKKAKKGGNGFKGSVANMSLGGGKSKTLEDAVNAGVEAGVHFAVAAGNDNADACSYSPAAAEKAVTVGASTLADERAYFSNYGKCTDIFAPGLNILSTWIGSKSAVNTISGTSMASPHIAGLLAYFVSLQPSKDSAFAVDFTPEKLKKDIISIATEGVLTDIPADTPNLLAWNGGGSTNYSDIIAKGGYKSGSHVDSTPFKAGGILAQAM, from the exons ATGAAAGGCATCTTCGGCCTTTCATTGCTTCCGCTGCTTGTTGCAGCCTCGCCTGTTGTTGTCGACTCGATTCACAACGGAGCCGCTCCCATCCTTTCATCTACAAACGCTAAGGAGGTCCCGGACTCTTATATTGTTGTCTTCAAGAAACACGTAGACCCTGTTGCCGCCTCTGTTCATCACAGTTGGGTGCAGGACATCCACGGGCAGAAGAGTGGTGGAAGGGCAGACCTGAAGAAGCGTTTCCTCGGCTTGGAATTCGGATTCGGCGAAGAGATCTATGACGGTCTAAAGGCCACCTTCAATATCGCAGGATCCCTCATGGGGTACTCGGGACATTTCCACGAGGATACGATCGAGGAAATCCGCAAACATCCTGAC ATCGAGTACATTGAGCGAAACTCCGAAGTCCATACATTGGAGGACACGGACGTTGAGAAGAACGCCCCTTGGGGTTTGGCTCGTATCTCGCATCGGGACAGACTCACTTTCGGTACATTCAACAAGTACCTCTACGCTTCCGAGGGAGGTGAGGGAGTTGATGTTTACACTATTGATACTGGTATCAATATCGAACATGAGGACTTTGAGGGCCGTGCTTTCTGGGGCAAGACTATCCCTAACAACGAcgcggatgaagatggtaACGGTCACGGCACTCACTGCTCGGGCACCATTGCCGGAAAGAAGTACGGTGTTTCTAAGAAGGCCAACATCTATGCTGTTAAGGTTCTCAGGTCCAGTGGCTCTGGCACCATGGCCGACGTTGTCCAGGGTGTCGAGTGGGCTGTCGAGTCTCAtctcaagaaagccaagaagggTGGCAACGGCTTCAAGGGCAGCGTTGCTAACATGAGCCTTGGCGGTGGCAAGTCGAAGACCCTTGAGGATGCTGTCAATGCTGGCGTTGAAGCCGGTGTTCACtttgctgtcgctgctggtAACGACAACGCCGATGCGTGCAGCTACTCTCCCGCAGCCGCTGAGAAGGCAGTGACTGTAGGAGCTTCGACCCTTGCTGACGAGCGCGCTTACTTCTCCAATTATGGCAAGTGCACAGATATCTTTGCTCCTGGCCTCAACATTCTGTCAACTTGGATTGGCAGCAAGTCGGCGGTCAACACCATCTCGGGAACCTCCATGGCTTCGCCTCACATTGCCGGTCTCTTGGCGTACTTTGTTTCCCTTCAACCGTCCAAGGACTCTGCTTTCGCAGTCGATTTCACTcctgagaagctcaagaaggatatcataTCCATTGCCACTGAAGGTGTCCTTACTGACATTCCTGCGGACACCCCCAAC CTCCTTGCTTGGAACGGTGGTGGCTCCACCAACTACTCTGATATCATTGCCAAGGGTGGCTACAAGAGCGGCTCTCATGTCGACTCCACTCCTTTCAAGGCTGGAGGTATCCTCGCCCAGGCCATGTAA